In Labilibaculum sp. DW002, a single window of DNA contains:
- a CDS encoding bile acid:sodium symporter family protein yields MKKFNIHSISLSIALLLFIISIVLISIGNIEHAGMPMLALFCFLAVGCKGYESLNGYVFTALLFAGIVLAFYYPQYFIEVKGYKLTNLIVPLIQIIMFGMGISMSVKDFATVIKSPKAVFVGVSAQLGVMPIIGFLLAKTSGFTPEIAAGIVLIGASPSGVASNVIAYLARANVALSITITSIATLISPFVTPLLMDLLAGEFIEIDVLSMMWTIVKMIILPIGAGLLFNQLLGSKTKLLNKVMPVVSMVGIGVIIAIIVSKGRDNLLDIGGFLLLLVFIHNLSGYTLGYWYARLLKLSERDARTIAIEVGMQNGGLASGIANSLGKIATMGLAPAVFGPLMNITGSILASYWHKKTPEESIQTKKSKPSELLITNKEN; encoded by the coding sequence ATGAAAAAATTTAATATTCACTCCATATCTCTAAGTATAGCATTGCTATTATTTATTATCAGCATCGTTTTAATTAGTATCGGAAACATAGAACATGCAGGAATGCCCATGTTGGCCTTATTTTGTTTTCTTGCTGTAGGCTGTAAAGGTTACGAAAGCTTAAATGGTTATGTATTTACTGCTTTGCTGTTTGCAGGTATTGTATTGGCTTTTTATTACCCACAATACTTTATAGAAGTGAAGGGATATAAATTAACAAACCTTATTGTACCACTCATTCAAATAATCATGTTTGGAATGGGAATATCTATGAGTGTAAAAGATTTTGCCACTGTTATTAAATCTCCAAAAGCTGTATTCGTAGGTGTATCTGCCCAATTAGGCGTTATGCCGATTATCGGTTTTTTACTGGCCAAAACGAGTGGTTTTACCCCAGAAATTGCTGCTGGAATCGTATTAATAGGTGCTTCGCCAAGTGGAGTTGCCTCAAATGTAATAGCCTATTTAGCAAGAGCTAACGTAGCTTTATCCATAACGATTACCTCCATAGCAACCTTAATTTCTCCTTTTGTAACACCATTGCTAATGGATTTATTGGCCGGAGAATTTATTGAGATTGATGTATTAAGCATGATGTGGACCATTGTTAAAATGATTATTTTACCAATTGGTGCTGGCTTACTTTTCAACCAGTTACTTGGCAGTAAAACGAAATTATTAAATAAAGTAATGCCTGTTGTTTCTATGGTAGGTATAGGGGTAATAATAGCCATTATCGTTTCGAAAGGTAGAGATAACCTTTTAGATATTGGCGGTTTTTTATTACTGCTTGTTTTTATTCATAATCTATCAGGTTATACGCTTGGTTACTGGTATGCTCGCTTGTTAAAATTAAGTGAAAGAGATGCTCGTACCATAGCGATTGAAGTAGGCATGCAAAATGGCGGCTTAGCTTCTGGCATTGCCAATTCTCTTGGTAAAATTGCCACCATGGGTTTAGCTCCTGCTGTATTTGGGCCACTTATGAACATTACCGGTTCTATTTTAGCCTCTTATTGGCATAAAAAAACACCTGAAGAAAGCATTCAAACCAAAAAGAGCAAGCCTTCAGAATTATTGATTACCAACAAAGAGAATTAA
- a CDS encoding CPBP family intramembrane glutamic endopeptidase, with product MKTKLYNYLNKPYAVVLVMLIAPIFGFIDRNFVFFFGLGVTFLILKESKFDWARFGIGQKLTGKTVLKSLLITLPLFLVFMTLIDPFLQNWLGDYDLSSVEDIKGNLVGYIILMVIMWVFAAFGEEFLFRGYYMKALAELLGNNNKAWLLSAIITSLYFGISHIYQGLSGVVSVFLWSFTISLLFNKNRNNLLLLVLIHGLYDSIGITLIFLDTDFGISEWVQQLF from the coding sequence ATGAAAACTAAATTATACAATTATTTAAACAAACCCTATGCAGTGGTTTTAGTAATGCTCATTGCTCCAATATTTGGGTTTATTGATCGAAACTTTGTCTTTTTCTTTGGTCTTGGAGTTACCTTCCTAATTTTAAAAGAAAGCAAATTTGATTGGGCAAGGTTCGGAATAGGGCAAAAACTTACTGGGAAAACTGTATTAAAGAGTTTACTAATAACACTGCCCCTTTTTCTTGTATTTATGACTCTTATAGATCCTTTTCTTCAAAACTGGCTCGGTGACTATGATTTATCATCTGTGGAAGATATCAAAGGGAATTTAGTGGGATATATTATTTTAATGGTCATTATGTGGGTATTTGCAGCATTTGGAGAAGAATTCTTATTTCGTGGCTATTATATGAAAGCATTAGCGGAGTTATTAGGAAATAACAATAAGGCTTGGTTGCTCTCTGCAATTATTACGTCACTCTACTTTGGGATATCTCACATCTATCAGGGACTTTCAGGAGTAGTGTCAGTGTTTTTATGGTCTTTCACTATTTCCTTACTCTTTAATAAAAACAGAAATAATTTACTGCTATTAGTTTTGATTCATGGGTTGTATGATTCAATAGGAATAACGCTGATATTTTTAGACACCGATTTTGGAATTTCTGAATGGGTACAGCAATTGTTTTAA
- a CDS encoding metallophosphoesterase — protein sequence MKKRIFRYLKHQFVSLFVLGAVLVPFGLYHGASLHYSDHPLLYNIDNDGPYVFYKNDSVINVNYIKGTKTEGFYVNSKEYSIASNITSTSYFQIDSSSFNFKINSDIKVPKASYNDGNPILAISDIEGGYKTFRDFLIQNQVIDNKLNWIFEKGHLVLVGDFVDRGWSVTQVLWFIYKLEQDAEKHGGIVHFIIGNHELKNMQGNFDSAADKYLAVSRILEKTQSELYDKKSFIGKWLSSKNSIEKINGNLFAHGGIHPDVANSNVSLDEINQLVRSNYYRAYYPKVKKTMAELLISNKKGICWYRGYFKDDLTQKQVDAGLNKFNAKSIVVGHTLQSKVNRQYNGKVIGIDVKHPKDYQKYWPKGKSEGLLIKNDKYYRVFADGDKQEI from the coding sequence ATGAAGAAAAGAATATTTAGATATCTAAAACATCAGTTTGTAAGCCTATTCGTCTTAGGAGCAGTACTTGTTCCTTTTGGATTATATCACGGAGCAAGTTTACATTATTCAGATCATCCTTTACTATATAACATCGATAATGATGGCCCTTACGTTTTCTATAAAAATGACAGCGTTATCAATGTTAATTATATAAAAGGAACTAAAACGGAAGGTTTTTATGTGAATTCAAAAGAGTATTCTATTGCATCTAATATTACAAGCACTAGTTATTTCCAAATTGATTCTTCAAGTTTCAATTTCAAAATTAACTCAGATATCAAGGTTCCAAAAGCAAGCTATAATGACGGAAATCCCATACTTGCAATTTCAGATATTGAAGGTGGCTATAAAACTTTTAGAGATTTTCTAATTCAAAATCAAGTCATTGATAACAAGCTCAATTGGATCTTTGAAAAAGGACATTTGGTATTGGTTGGCGACTTTGTAGATCGTGGTTGGTCTGTAACACAAGTACTTTGGTTTATTTATAAACTGGAACAAGATGCAGAAAAACATGGCGGCATTGTCCATTTTATTATAGGAAATCACGAATTGAAAAACATGCAAGGGAATTTTGATTCAGCTGCTGATAAATACTTAGCTGTATCAAGAATTTTAGAGAAAACCCAATCTGAATTGTATGATAAAAAGTCATTTATCGGAAAATGGTTATCAAGTAAAAACTCAATAGAAAAGATAAACGGGAACCTTTTTGCACATGGAGGGATCCATCCAGATGTAGCTAATTCCAATGTTAGTTTAGATGAAATAAATCAATTGGTAAGAAGTAATTATTATAGAGCGTATTATCCAAAAGTGAAAAAAACGATGGCAGAATTATTGATTTCAAATAAAAAAGGAATTTGTTGGTATCGTGGTTATTTTAAAGATGATTTAACACAAAAACAAGTAGATGCTGGACTTAATAAATTTAATGCAAAGTCAATTGTAGTAGGACATACCTTACAATCAAAAGTGAACAGACAATACAATGGAAAAGTAATTGGTATAGATGTTAAGCACCCAAAAGACTACCAAAAATATTGGCCAAAAGGAAAATCTGAAGGTTTACTCATTAAAAACGATAAATATTATCGTGTGTTTGCAGATGGAGATAAACAAGAAATCTAA
- a CDS encoding sensor histidine kinase, with product MIYNLNRKKWIPIVAIAIVTALIPILITAFELITTEKESVVFLEGFPTSIVVLVLLYYLFLMILGASWFTKQIISLVRVKNERTKSELLHLKSQVNPHFFFNTLNNLYGLVGTDPQKAQKLILKLSDMMRYSIYEGERDLVSLNEEVDYIKNYIELHKMRYHKEIDVQLEVQMEGEYKVMPLLFIILLENAFKHGIENLHEGAYVHLSMKANNNEVVFEIENNFDVLQTKGEHGIGLENLKRRLELVYPKKHILSLTKRGNVYKAQLILQL from the coding sequence ATGATATACAATTTAAATAGAAAAAAATGGATTCCGATTGTTGCAATTGCTATTGTAACGGCACTCATTCCAATACTAATAACTGCTTTTGAATTAATCACCACAGAAAAAGAATCAGTTGTATTTTTAGAAGGGTTTCCAACTTCAATTGTTGTACTTGTTCTATTGTACTATTTATTTTTAATGATCCTCGGAGCTTCTTGGTTTACAAAACAAATCATTTCATTAGTGAGAGTTAAAAATGAAAGGACAAAATCAGAATTGCTGCATTTAAAAAGTCAAGTGAACCCACATTTCTTTTTTAATACCTTAAACAACTTATATGGTTTGGTTGGAACTGATCCCCAAAAAGCACAAAAACTGATATTAAAGCTCTCAGACATGATGCGTTACAGTATTTACGAAGGAGAACGAGATTTAGTAAGCCTAAATGAAGAGGTTGATTATATAAAGAATTATATTGAACTACATAAAATGCGTTATCACAAAGAAATTGATGTGCAGTTGGAGGTTCAAATGGAAGGAGAATACAAAGTAATGCCATTGCTTTTTATTATTCTTTTAGAAAATGCATTTAAACACGGAATAGAGAATTTACATGAAGGTGCTTATGTTCATCTTAGCATGAAGGCAAATAACAATGAGGTGGTTTTTGAAATAGAAAATAATTTCGATGTTTTACAAACAAAAGGAGAACATGGAATTGGCTTGGAAAATTTAAAAAGGAGATTGGAATTGGTGTATCCTAAAAAACATATCTTAAGTCTTACAAAAAGAGGAAACGTATACAAAGCACAACTAATATTGCAGTTATGA
- a CDS encoding LytR/AlgR family response regulator transcription factor: MIKYLIIDDEYIAHEIVKGYCDLLPNMQLMKNCYNALEAIEYLNENTVDLIFLDLNMPKLKGFEFLKTLALTPKVIVTTAYKEYAVEGYELNISDYLLKPFSFERFLKAINKTVSSTSNSTHTTLEKKESVSDSIFLRSSKKYVQVTIDNIQYIEAAGNYTKVTTIDEVITIREKFSDAFELFNDLDFFQVHKSFAVSKKHINSIEGNQIFISEHIIPIGKTYKANIIQLLR, encoded by the coding sequence ATGATTAAATATTTGATTATTGATGACGAATATATAGCCCATGAGATTGTAAAAGGCTATTGTGATTTATTGCCAAATATGCAGTTAATGAAGAATTGCTATAATGCCTTAGAAGCTATCGAATATTTGAATGAAAATACCGTTGATTTAATTTTTTTGGATTTAAATATGCCCAAACTAAAAGGCTTTGAATTTTTAAAAACATTAGCTTTAACTCCAAAAGTAATCGTAACAACTGCGTATAAAGAATATGCGGTTGAAGGTTATGAGCTTAATATTTCTGATTATTTATTAAAACCATTTTCTTTTGAACGTTTTTTAAAAGCGATTAATAAAACCGTGAGTTCTACTAGTAACTCAACACATACCACTTTAGAAAAAAAAGAGTCAGTTTCTGATAGTATTTTTCTTAGAAGTAGTAAAAAGTATGTTCAAGTAACTATTGACAATATTCAATATATTGAAGCTGCAGGAAATTACACAAAAGTGACTACCATTGATGAAGTGATCACTATTAGAGAAAAATTTTCAGATGCATTTGAATTATTTAACGATTTAGATTTTTTTCAAGTCCACAAATCGTTTGCAGTTTCAAAAAAACACATCAATAGTATTGAAGGGAATCAAATTTTTATTTCTGAACATATTATACCTATTGGGAAAACTTACAAAGCAAATATTATTCAATTATTGAGATAG
- a CDS encoding acyltransferase family protein, whose protein sequence is MHSNKRLYYLDWLRVFAFGLLFLFHSWRPFDHFPWHIKNEEQIAFFDMLTMFTHGWRMFLIFLVSGAGTWLAMRSRKGKFVIDRIKRLIVPFLFGILLIIPPQRFYEWIMFRDFQGAYFDFLLLYPAQQLGSNMGASVLLWFGHLGTHLWYLPFLFVMTLISLPIFKKIQKGQINFTGLKKIMSNNFGVFILVLPMIVCRLILKPVFQEYTDWADFFVYIWPFIYGFIFMADKEFLDIIKSKMVLFLNVGILSSALFIYLGSTGEQFVQAYLNPSYSWLHVTTSINAMIIAISWIMFFLALFARKMNFNHSVLIPANISILPIYVLHQTLIIVFGYYIVGLEISPYTKFLMIALTAIPASVILYQLIKTNNFTRFLFGLKPKAKVKKQRASEKLVPAIVQNQIKQTK, encoded by the coding sequence ATGCACAGCAACAAACGACTATATTATTTAGACTGGCTAAGAGTATTTGCATTCGGATTGTTATTTCTATTTCACTCTTGGAGACCCTTTGATCATTTCCCTTGGCACATTAAAAACGAAGAACAAATTGCCTTCTTTGATATGCTCACCATGTTTACCCACGGATGGCGAATGTTTCTAATATTCCTTGTTTCGGGAGCTGGCACATGGCTTGCAATGAGATCTCGTAAAGGAAAATTTGTTATTGATCGAATTAAGCGATTGATCGTACCTTTTCTTTTTGGAATCTTACTTATTATTCCCCCTCAACGATTCTACGAATGGATCATGTTTCGAGATTTTCAAGGAGCCTATTTCGATTTCTTATTGCTCTACCCTGCCCAACAGCTTGGTAGTAATATGGGTGCAAGTGTACTTCTTTGGTTCGGGCATTTAGGCACACACTTGTGGTATTTACCTTTTCTGTTTGTAATGACACTAATCTCGCTTCCCATTTTCAAGAAGATTCAAAAAGGACAGATTAACTTTACAGGTCTCAAGAAAATCATGTCGAACAATTTTGGTGTATTTATACTTGTGCTTCCCATGATTGTTTGCAGACTTATTCTAAAACCAGTATTTCAAGAATATACCGACTGGGCAGACTTTTTTGTCTACATATGGCCATTTATTTATGGATTCATTTTTATGGCAGACAAAGAATTTCTTGATATCATTAAAAGCAAAATGGTACTCTTCCTTAATGTTGGTATTCTTAGCTCGGCTCTGTTTATTTATCTTGGTTCAACTGGCGAACAATTTGTTCAGGCCTACTTAAACCCTAGCTATTCATGGCTTCATGTTACAACTAGCATAAATGCGATGATCATTGCGATCAGTTGGATAATGTTTTTCCTAGCTCTGTTTGCAAGAAAAATGAATTTCAATCACTCGGTACTAATTCCTGCTAACATTAGCATTCTGCCTATCTATGTTCTTCACCAAACACTAATTATCGTATTTGGATATTACATCGTAGGATTGGAAATAAGTCCGTACACTAAGTTTTTAATGATCGCTTTGACTGCCATTCCTGCTTCGGTAATTTTGTATCAACTAATAAAGACAAATAACTTTACTCGATTTCTGTTTGGACTAAAACCAAAAGCCAAAGTAAAAAAGCAAAGAGCCAGTGAAAAACTAGTACCAGCTATTGTACAAAATCAAATAAAACAGACTAAATAG
- a CDS encoding helix-turn-helix domain-containing protein, which yields MPTIRGAFVWDAFTAKTFFMEFVFIVGAVQAFFLTFLVINKKNKSRGDYVLMMLMILMGFILLGYSLEVMGIDTDYPFFLGLYTAIGILIGPLVYLYILSYTNSSQKFNPLHLLHALPYLFFTAAVFLQFTVNSEGSIIEDKNIIEDSQKPIFFIMGLFRVFWGMIYMIAGLFVLKKHSLQIGKYFSYTENIDLKWLKYIVIMMTVIWSTVIIINILSNFNQFIDFRLGDNIIHLVVTITVFLHGYYGIKQQIIFSPATVSRQAPDQFKNSTESKEEKKQYLKSGLSKEDSLSHLHRLQNYMKTEQPYSNGKLSLKEVADYLDISPNHLSQVINENLNKNFFDFVNAYRIELVKEKMLDASNKNMTLLGIAYDSGFNSKSSFNSSFKKATGLTPSQYLKNQSS from the coding sequence ATGCCAACCATTAGAGGAGCATTTGTTTGGGATGCCTTTACTGCTAAAACATTTTTTATGGAATTCGTATTTATTGTAGGAGCTGTACAAGCCTTCTTTTTAACATTTTTGGTCATCAACAAAAAGAATAAATCAAGGGGTGATTATGTCCTAATGATGTTGATGATCTTGATGGGGTTTATTCTTCTTGGATACTCCCTAGAGGTTATGGGCATCGATACTGATTATCCTTTTTTCCTTGGCTTATACACTGCCATTGGCATACTCATCGGCCCTCTGGTTTATTTATACATACTGAGCTACACCAATAGCTCACAAAAATTTAATCCACTTCATCTTCTTCATGCCCTTCCCTATCTCTTTTTTACGGCTGCAGTTTTTCTGCAATTTACTGTAAACAGCGAAGGTTCCATTATTGAAGACAAGAATATCATTGAAGATTCTCAAAAGCCAATATTCTTTATCATGGGTTTGTTTAGAGTTTTTTGGGGAATGATTTATATGATTGCAGGCCTTTTTGTTCTGAAAAAACATTCCTTACAAATCGGCAAGTATTTCTCGTATACTGAAAACATTGACCTAAAATGGTTGAAATATATTGTGATAATGATGACTGTGATTTGGAGCACAGTTATTATCATTAATATCCTGTCAAATTTTAATCAGTTTATTGACTTCCGCTTAGGCGACAACATTATTCATCTTGTAGTTACAATTACTGTTTTTCTGCATGGCTATTATGGCATCAAACAACAAATTATTTTTTCGCCAGCTACTGTAAGTAGGCAAGCCCCAGACCAATTCAAAAACAGCACAGAGTCGAAGGAGGAAAAAAAACAATACCTAAAATCAGGCTTATCGAAAGAAGATTCGCTAAGTCACTTGCATCGATTACAGAATTACATGAAGACAGAACAACCTTATTCCAATGGAAAGTTATCGCTAAAAGAGGTCGCCGATTACCTGGATATTTCTCCCAATCACTTGTCTCAGGTGATCAATGAAAACCTCAACAAAAACTTCTTCGATTTTGTAAATGCTTATCGTATCGAATTGGTCAAAGAAAAAATGCTGGATGCTTCCAATAAGAACATGACTTTGTTGGGTATCGCTTATGATAGCGGTTTTAATTCAAAAAGTAGCTTCAACAGTAGCTTTAAAAAAGCAACTGGGCTTACCCCATCACAATACCTTAAAAATCAATCCTCCTAG
- a CDS encoding tRNA dihydrouridine synthase, translated as MNFWHNIKGPNFSLAPMEDVTDTSFREIVLKTMQDGKLNLLFSEFTSVEGMTHPVGHEKVKHRLRINDSEKELLKQKNVKLIAQIWGKDPEKYYKTAQYIAQETDFDGIDINMGCPVKNVVKNGCCSALIAQPELAKEIILATKEATNLPLSVKTRIGFKEVVTESWISHLLGMPIDALTIHGRIQKQMSDGLADWNEIAKGAQLRNELAPQIKIIGNGDVESYADGLQKIAQHGLDGVMIGRGIFKNPWFFNPDKETISTEEKLALLKEHTRVFEATWGRDKNFAILRRFFKIYTNEFKGASALRNELMSTSNAEEVYQALEQFSVNSEQ; from the coding sequence ATGAATTTTTGGCACAACATAAAAGGCCCGAACTTTTCGCTGGCTCCAATGGAAGATGTAACCGATACCTCTTTCCGAGAAATCGTATTGAAAACAATGCAAGATGGCAAGCTGAACCTCCTGTTTTCCGAATTTACTTCGGTTGAAGGAATGACGCACCCAGTTGGTCACGAAAAGGTGAAGCACCGCTTGAGAATAAATGATTCCGAAAAAGAACTGCTGAAACAAAAAAATGTGAAGCTGATTGCCCAGATATGGGGTAAAGATCCGGAGAAATATTACAAAACTGCCCAATACATTGCCCAGGAAACCGATTTTGATGGTATCGATATCAACATGGGATGCCCGGTGAAAAATGTGGTAAAGAACGGTTGCTGCTCTGCCCTAATCGCACAGCCCGAATTGGCCAAAGAAATTATACTGGCAACCAAAGAAGCGACCAATTTACCACTAAGCGTAAAAACCCGCATTGGTTTTAAAGAGGTGGTTACCGAATCGTGGATTTCACACCTGTTGGGAATGCCCATTGATGCTTTAACCATTCACGGTCGCATACAAAAGCAAATGTCTGATGGATTGGCTGATTGGAATGAGATTGCCAAAGGAGCACAACTAAGAAACGAATTAGCACCTCAAATCAAAATTATTGGCAACGGCGATGTAGAAAGCTATGCCGATGGATTGCAAAAAATTGCGCAACATGGTTTGGATGGCGTAATGATCGGACGAGGCATTTTCAAGAACCCTTGGTTTTTCAATCCCGATAAGGAAACTATTAGCACAGAAGAAAAGCTAGCTCTTTTAAAGGAGCACACTCGCGTATTTGAGGCCACTTGGGGAAGAGATAAGAATTTTGCGATTCTGCGAAGGTTTTTCAAAATCTACACGAACGAATTTAAAGGTGCATCGGCACTTCGAAATGAATTAATGAGTACGAGTAATGCAGAAGAAGTATATCAGGCGCTTGAACAATTTTCAGTGAACAGTGAACAGTAA
- a CDS encoding rhodanese-related sulfurtransferase encodes MQLRNKYSKEELIKQLESEDFQRKTFSFYRYVNFDEPNTYRDELFEKWFQLNCKGRIYIAKEGINAQMSIPEHNTDAFFTDLNNRKELANMPIKWAIEDDGKSFFKLIIKVRPKIVADGLDDNTFDTTKVGNHLSPIEFHNEIGKEDTIVIDMRNHYESEVGHFENAICPDVDTFREEIEMVVNDFGEDKDKKFLLYCTGGIRCEKASAYLKHHGFEDVNQLHGGIIAYAQEIKQLGIESKFRGKNFVFDERLGESINNEIISKCHQCGKACDTHTNCANDDCHLLFIQCDECKEHYQGCCTDECTDIIQLPMEERVLLRSKFHDKYSKSQIYRQRIRPKLLKK; translated from the coding sequence ATGCAACTTCGTAATAAATATAGCAAGGAAGAGCTAATAAAACAGTTAGAAAGTGAAGATTTTCAAAGAAAAACTTTTTCTTTCTACAGATATGTGAATTTCGACGAGCCAAACACCTATCGCGACGAATTGTTCGAGAAGTGGTTTCAGTTGAATTGCAAAGGTCGAATATACATTGCCAAAGAAGGAATTAATGCACAAATGAGCATTCCAGAACACAATACAGATGCCTTTTTTACCGACTTAAACAATCGCAAAGAACTGGCCAACATGCCAATAAAATGGGCCATAGAAGATGATGGAAAATCCTTTTTCAAACTGATCATTAAGGTAAGACCAAAGATTGTTGCAGATGGCTTAGACGACAATACCTTTGATACCACCAAGGTAGGTAATCACCTTTCTCCTATTGAGTTTCACAATGAAATTGGTAAAGAAGATACCATTGTTATTGATATGCGCAATCATTACGAAAGTGAAGTTGGCCATTTCGAAAATGCCATTTGCCCAGATGTAGATACTTTTCGTGAAGAAATTGAAATGGTAGTGAATGATTTTGGTGAAGACAAAGACAAAAAATTCCTATTGTATTGTACTGGTGGTATTCGTTGTGAAAAAGCCAGTGCCTATTTAAAGCATCATGGTTTCGAAGATGTGAACCAATTGCATGGTGGCATTATTGCTTATGCTCAGGAAATAAAACAATTGGGTATCGAATCTAAATTTCGTGGTAAAAACTTCGTTTTCGACGAACGCCTTGGCGAAAGCATCAACAACGAAATCATTTCCAAATGTCACCAATGTGGTAAAGCTTGCGATACGCATACCAATTGCGCTAACGATGATTGCCACTTGCTATTTATTCAGTGCGATGAGTGCAAAGAACATTACCAAGGCTGTTGCACCGATGAATGCACCGATATTATTCAATTACCAATGGAAGAAAGAGTACTTTTGCGATCGAAATTTCACGACAAATACAGCAAAAGCCAGATTTACCGACAAAGAATTAGGCCAAAGCTTTTAAAAAAATGA
- a CDS encoding NAD(P)/FAD-dependent oxidoreductase — protein MEKQFLIVGQGIAGSLLAYEMYKAGMNFTIISNPEIKKASDVAAGMYNPMVFKRLTKSWMVDQILPVMTNSYQKLEEELGEQFLFPMDIIKPLVEDEGKMWEKRIFDGDFSEYMEEKNERGLFSGLKNFSVFGKVTKSGHVNLARLLSKLRDFFKDKGLLIESNFEYKDLGFINGNITWQGITARTIVFCEGYHAAKNPYFKNIAFKPTKGELLEIECEGLPENNIINKNLFVLPVGNHRFKVGATYDWKDQNEEVTAEAKTDLLSRLDKIIDIPYTVHNHWAGVRPTISDRRPVLGVHPQHSGIAIFNGLGTKGVMLAPYFAREMVQFLLFKSYPLDKEVDIRRFY, from the coding sequence ATGGAAAAACAATTTCTGATTGTTGGACAAGGAATAGCGGGTTCTTTGCTTGCGTACGAGATGTACAAGGCTGGAATGAATTTCACGATAATCTCAAATCCTGAGATCAAAAAAGCTTCTGATGTAGCTGCAGGAATGTACAATCCTATGGTATTTAAGCGACTTACCAAGAGTTGGATGGTTGATCAGATTTTGCCGGTAATGACAAACTCGTACCAAAAGCTGGAAGAGGAATTAGGGGAGCAGTTTCTTTTCCCAATGGATATTATTAAGCCGCTTGTCGAAGATGAAGGTAAGATGTGGGAGAAACGTATTTTCGATGGTGATTTTTCGGAGTATATGGAAGAAAAGAATGAGAGAGGCTTATTTAGTGGTCTGAAAAATTTCAGCGTATTTGGTAAGGTGACCAAGTCGGGACACGTTAATTTGGCAAGACTACTGAGCAAATTAAGAGATTTTTTTAAGGATAAAGGCTTGTTGATTGAATCAAATTTTGAATACAAAGATTTGGGTTTTATCAATGGAAATATAACCTGGCAAGGAATTACAGCCCGAACGATTGTTTTTTGTGAAGGATATCATGCAGCTAAAAACCCATACTTTAAGAACATTGCTTTTAAGCCAACAAAAGGCGAGTTGTTAGAGATTGAATGTGAGGGCTTACCCGAAAATAACATCATCAATAAAAATTTATTTGTGTTGCCAGTTGGGAACCATCGCTTTAAAGTTGGTGCTACTTACGATTGGAAAGATCAAAACGAAGAGGTGACTGCAGAGGCTAAAACCGATTTGTTATCTCGTTTGGATAAAATAATTGACATTCCTTATACAGTTCATAATCATTGGGCAGGTGTTCGACCAACGATTAGTGATCGTCGTCCTGTGTTGGGTGTACATCCACAACATAGTGGTATTGCTATATTTAATGGATTGGGCACTAAAGGAGTGATGTTGGCACCTTATTTTGCAAGGGAAATGGTTCAGTTCTTATTGTTTAAGAGCTATCCATTAGACAAGGAGGTTGATATACGCAGATTTTATTAG